The following are encoded in a window of Rissa tridactyla isolate bRisTri1 chromosome 15, bRisTri1.patW.cur.20221130, whole genome shotgun sequence genomic DNA:
- the FN3K gene encoding fructosamine-3-kinase — MEKILKTELKTSVLKAFGSSGGGYISQGQGYETDSGRVFVKINHKPQARKMFEGEMASLEAIQKTNIVRVPQPIKIIDLPGGGAMFVMEYLKMKHLNKYSSKLGEQIADLHLYNQKLGEKLRKEGNTIGKGAGHSESQYVDKFGFHTATCCGYIPQVNEWQSDWPSFFIRHRLQAQLDLIEKDYGDREARELWSQLKIKIPEMFCDVEIVPALLHGDLWAGNVAEDDSGPIIFDPASFYGHSEFELAIAGMFGGFSSCFFSAYHSKIPKAPGFEKRNKLYQLFNYINHWNHFGTGYRGSTLNMMRKLLK; from the exons AtggaaaaaatcctgaaaacagaactgaaaacttCCGTTCTGAAGGCATTTGGAAGCTCGGGAGGAGGATACATTAGCCAAGGCCAAGGTTATGAAACAGACAGTGGACGAGTATTTGTTAAAATCAACCACAAACCTCAG GCTAGAAAAATGTTTGAAGGGGAAATGGCAAGTTTGGAAGCTATTCAGAAAACCAATATTGTGAGAGTCCCTCAGCCTATTAAAATAATTGACCTACCTGGAGGAGGAGCAATGTTTGTCATGGAGTACCTAAAGATGAAGCACCTAAACAA ATATTCTTCAAAGCTTGGAGAGCAGATAGCAGATCTTCATCTTTATAACCAGAAACTTGGAGAGAAATTGAGAAAGGAGGGAAACACAATTG gtAAAGGAGCAGGTCACTCTGAGTCTCAGTACGTGGATAAGTTTGGATTCCATACAGCCACTTGCTGTGGTTATATACCACAG GTGAATGAATGGCAGAGTGATTGGCCTTCCTTCTTTATTCGTCACCGACTCCAAGCTCAATTGGATTTGATTGAAAAAGATTATGGAGACAGAGAAGCCAGAGAACTTTGGTCACAGCTAAAA ATAAAGATTCCTGAAATGTTCTGTGATGTAGAAATTGTTCCTGCTCTCCTGCACGGGGACCTATGGGCTGGAAATGTGGCCGAGGACGACTCTGGGCCAATTATATTTGACCCTGCTTCCTTCTATGGCCATTCAGAATTTGAACTGGCCATTGCAGGAATGTTTGGTGGATTTAGCAGCTGTTTTTTCTCCGCCTATCACAGTAAAATACCCAAAGCTCCAGGATTTGAGAAACGAAACAAATTGTATCAGCTCTTCAATTATATAAACCATTGGAACCATTTTGGGACAGGGTACAGGGGATCTACCCTAAATATGATGAGAAAACTTTTAAAGTGA